One window of Pelobates fuscus isolate aPelFus1 chromosome 9, aPelFus1.pri, whole genome shotgun sequence genomic DNA carries:
- the EGLN2 gene encoding prolyl hydroxylase EGLN2 — MDGVHQQGKHLKCKVHSERQSPWDYKVVSSLQGAHMGVESIPQHPVKASHPPSDVHPSTNSLDRGHRWHSLPASVGSQPAQSKEEVGHLASRVSSSRALGLANGLIRSGPVGNRELVGSLTRETDASHQQCQEVGMPINGRTEGLSVKRKWVENGLTAVDGLIAENDSLGFPPMEGKRWKTEVLGDAQTHQQPNSIKEVCLNPRNYATVVAPQQMALDYIAPCMRYYGICVKDNFLGETLGSRVLNEVELLNSSGKFRDGQLVSQRTIPSKNIRGDQIAWVEGKEPGCENIGALMSRIDEVIMNCSGQLGSYIINGRTKAMVACYPGNGMGYVRHVDNPNRDGRCLTCIYYLNQNWDTKVHGGLLQIFPEGRSVVANIEPIFDRLLIFWSDRRNPHEVKPAYATRYAITVWYFDAKERAEAKDKYRLASGQKGIHVPVSRPGAV, encoded by the exons ATGGATGGTGTTCACCAGCAGGGAAAGCATTTAAAGTGCAAGGTCCACTCAGAGAGACAGAGTCCATGGGATTATAAGGTGGTGTCCAGTTTACAAGGCGCACACATGGGGGTTGAAAGTATCCCACAACATCCTGTGAAGGCATCTCACCCACCTTCTGATGTCCACCCTTCTACCAACTCCCTGGACAGAGGGCACCGCTGGCACTCTCTGCCGGCCAGTGTGGGCAGTCAGCCTGCTCAAAGCAAAGAAGAGGTGGGTCACTTGGCCAGCAGAGTGAGTTCCTCTAGGGCACTTGGATTGGCTAATGGACTGATAAGGAGTGGGCCTGTGGGCAACAGAGAACTGGTGGGATCTTTGACAAGGGAGACAGATGCCAGCCACCAGCAGTGCCAAGAAGTAGGGATGCCCATTAATGGTAGGACAGAGGGCTTGTCGGTTAAAAGAAAGTGGGTAGAAAATGGGTTGACTGCTGTTGATGGTTTGATAGCCGAAAATGACTCTTTAGGATTCCCTCCTATGGAGGGCAAGAGGTGGAAGACCGAGGTACTAGGTGATGCCCAAACTCATCAGCAACCCAACAGCATAAAGGAAGTATGTCTCAACCCAAGAAACTATGCCACCGTCGTGGCTCCTCAGCAAATGGCTTTGGACTACATTGCGCCATGCATGAGGTATTATGGGATATGTGTGAAGGACAACTTCTTGGGAGAGACGCTAGGGTCCAGGGTTCTCAATGAAGTGGAGCTGCTGAATAGCAGTGGGAAATTTCGCGATGGCCAGTTGGTCAGTCAGAGGACTATCCCATCTAAGAACATCCGGGGAGATCAGATTGCCTGGGTGGAAGGGAAGGAACCTGGGTGCGAGAACATTGGTGCACTCATGTCTAGGATAGATGAAGTCATCATGAATTGCAGCGGGCAGCTTGGGAGCTACATTATCAACGGCAGGACCAAG GCGATGGTTGCTTGCTATCCTGGCAATGGGATGGGATATGTGCGACATGTAGACAATCCGAACAGAGATGGACGCTGCCTAACTTGTATATACTACCTTAATCAGAACTGGGATACAAAG gttCATGGTGGTCTCCTACAGATTTTCCCGGAGGGCCGTTCAGTTGTTGCTAACATTGAGCCAATATTTGATCGTTTACTTATTTTCTGGTCTGACCGGAGGAATCCTCATGAAGTAAAGCCAGCGTACGCCACGCG ATACGCCATTACCGTGTGGTATTTCGATGCGAAGGAGCGAGCAGAGGCGAAGGATAAATACAGATTAG CCAGTGGACAGAAAGGTATTCACGTCCCCGTGTCCCGTCCTGGAGCAGTGTGA